A genomic segment from Thermothielavioides terrestris NRRL 8126 chromosome 4, complete sequence encodes:
- a CDS encoding glycoside hydrolase family 55 protein (CAZy_ID 269640) has product MILSSISTLFLAALGLGSPALAAPSPRQASGWWLANVQHQGAAAFNADKSYKVFRNVRDYGAKGDGTTDDTAAINQAISDGNRCGQGCSSQTTTPALVYFPPGTYVVSKPIVPYYYTQLIGDAIAPPTLKASADFSGMAVIDADPYDSTGNNWWVNQNNFYRQVRNFVIDLTAMPVGVGAGIHWQVAQATSLQNIVFNMRTDGGDSNKQQGIFMDNGSGGFMTDLTFNGGNYGAFFGNQQFTTRNMTFNNCKTAIFMNWNWAWTLQDVKINNCGIGIDMANGGSQGQTVGSVLVVDSQFTNTQIGIKTAYDPSSPQTNGTLILDNVDMTGTQQAIVHDATSATILEGNQKVRFFAQGRTYSSAGGTAGRSVQASQQAVQKPAALLDANTGKVFTRSKPQYENVAASSFVSVKSNGAKGDGVTDDTAAIQAIFDKATADQVVYFDHGAYLITNTVKVPKNIRITGELWPLILAGGDSTFKDQANPKPVFQVGQPGDKGAVEISDLIFGTAGPQPGAVMLEWNVAGTTAGAAGLWDVHARVGGFAGSQLELEQCAKNPSVTNPINAQCFGSFLMLHIAAGGSAYLENTWFWVADHALEPAANNGQIDVFNGRGVLIEGAGPVWGWGTATEHSVLYNYQLNNASNVYLALIQTETPYFQGNPDATKPFTVNAQYADPDFAKSCATDQTGQCKRAWGLRAVNSKDVFVFGAGLYSFFDNYGQDCLATESCQTNMVSLEQSQVQLYGLSTKASVNMLTLNGQSVALDRDNRNNFCATLAFFQST; this is encoded by the coding sequence ATGATCCTCTCCTCGATCTCTACGTTATTCCTCGCGGCCTTGGGCCTGGGTTCCCCCGCTCTGGCGGCCCCATCGCCGCGGCAAGCTTCCGGCTGGTGGCTGGCGAACGTCCAGCACcagggcgcggccgccttcaacGCCGACAAGAGCTACAAGGTGTTCCGCAACGTGCGGGACTACGGCGCCAAGGGCGATGGCACCACTGACGACACGGCCGCCATCAACCAGGCTATCAGCGACGGCAACCGGTGCGGCCAGGGCTGCTCCTCGCAGACCACCACCCCGGCCCTCGTCTACTTCCCTCCTGGCACCTACGTCGTCAGCAAGCCCATCGTTCCTTACTACTACACGCAGCTGATCGGCGACGCCATCGCTCCCCCGACCCTGAAGGCGTCGGCCGACTTCTCAGGCATGGCCGTCATCGACGCCGATCCCTACGACTCGACGGGCAACAACTGGTGGGTCAACCAGAACAACTTCTACCGCCAAGTCCGCAACTTCGTCATCGACCTGACGGCGATGCCCGTGGGGGTCGGTGCCGGCATTCACTGGCAGGTGGCACAGGCGACCAGTCTCCAGAACATCGTCTTCAACATGCGCACAGATGGGGGCGATAGCAACAAGCAGCAGGGCATCTTCATGGACAACGGATCGGGCGGCTTCATGACCGACCTGACGTTCAACGGCGGAAACTACGGCGCATTCTTTGGCAACCAACAGTTTACCACACGCAACATGACCTTCAACAACTGCAAGACGGCCATCTTCATGAACTGGAACTGGGCGTGGACCCTGCAGGACGTCAAGATCAACAACTGCGGCATCGGCATCGATATGGCCAACGGAGGCTCGCAGGGCCAGACGGTCGGTTCCGTCCTGGTGGTCGACAGCCAGTTCACCAACACGCAAATCGGCATCAAGACGGCGTACGACCCGAGCTCGCCCCAGACCAACGGCACCCTGATTCTTGACAACGTGGACATGACCGGCACACAGCAGGCCATAGTCCACGATGCTACGAGCGCTACTATCCTCGAGGGAAACCAGAAGGTCCGCTTCTTCGCCCAAGGCCGGACCTACAGCAGCGCCGGGGGCACCGCGGGCAGATCTGTGCAGGCTTCCCAGCAAGCAGTGCAGAAGCCGGCTGCGCTCCTCGATGCGAATACGGGCAAGGTTTTCACGCGCAGCAAGCCGCAATATGAGAAcgtggcggccagcagcttTGTCAGCGTCAAGTCGAACGGGGCCAAGGGCGACGGTGTGACCGACGACACGGCGGCGATCCAGGCGATATTCGACAAGGCCACGGCCGACCAGGTTGTGTACTTCGACCACGGCGCCTACCTCATCACCAACACGGTCAAGGTGCCCAAGAACATCCGGATCACGGGCGAGCTCTGGCCACTGAtcctcgcgggcggcgacagcaCCTTCAAGGACCAGGCGAACCCGAAGCCCGTGTTCCAGGTCGGCCAGCCTGGCGACAAGGGCGCTGTTGAGATCTCGGACCTGATCTTTGGCACGGCCGGCCCACAGCCCGGCGCCGTGATGCTGGAGTGGAACGTTGCGGGCACGAccgctggcgcggcgggtCTCTGGGACGTGCACGCCCGCGTTGGCGGGTTTGCCGGCTCGCAGCTTGAGCTCGAGCAGTGCGCCAAGAACCCCAGCGTCACGAACCCCATCAACGCCCAGTGCTTCGGCTCCTTCCTGATGCTGCACatcgccgcgggcggcagcgcctaCCTCGAGAACACGTGGTTCTGGGTGGCCGACCACGCGCTCGAGCCGGCGGCCAACAACGGCCAGATCGACGTCTTcaacggccgcggcgtgctCATCGAAGGCGCCGGGCCGGTCTGGGGCTGGGGCACGGCCACGGAGCACTCGGTCCTCTACAACTACCAGCTCAACAACGCGTCGAACGTCTACCTGGCCCTGATCCAGACCGAGACGCCCTACTTCCAGGGCAACCCGGACGCGACCAAGCCGTTCACGGTCAACGCGCAGTACGCCGACCCGGACTTCGCCAAGTCGTGCGCGACCGACCAGACGGGCCAGTGCAAGCGGGCGTGGGGCCTGCGCGCGGTCAACTCCAAGGACGTGTTCGTCTTCGGGGCGGGGCTGTACTCGTTCTTCGACAACTACGGCCAGGACTGCCTCGCGACGGAGTCGTGCCAGACCAACATGGTGTCGCTCGAGCAGAGCCAGGTGCAGCTGTACGGCCTGAGCACCAAGGCCAGCGTCAACATGCTGACGCTGAACGGGCAGAGCGTGGCGCTCGACCGCGACAACCGCAACAACTTTTGCGCGACGCTCGCGTTCTTCCAGTCGACGTAG
- a CDS encoding glycosyltransferase family 25 protein (CAZy_ID 269763) yields the protein MPLRQAPRKIPIALAAVVTVVFLLFQFRHSSDGQQRWASSRGRLMGDIQNTTLGFEKIFVVGLPSRTDRRDGMVLQAALSNMQIEFVDGVMGKDVPDKAIPMAKGQERLKDASIGSWRAHMNAIREVVQRNLSTALILEDDIDWDVRIREQLYDFALAAHALTQPLRGSSRHTPSYADPTYPQPAADSPGTVPDLSFDRLPATEPPTWSPYGDHWDVLWIGHCGMHFPFESSAHVPKQRIIRLRDETVAPHRHLWTYNIPFTLKETYPEHTRAYHHVQEGVCSLGYAVTQRGAQKLLFEVGLKDVSEAFDLLLRYYCEGEQGRAGGRQCLTTQPGLFQHHRAVGPMTAESDIGDHGDGWREKPMTDMIRWSVRLNADVLLEGGSEMVDQFANDEEQSGPGKD from the exons ATGCCGTTGCGACAGGCGCCAAGAAAGATCCCGAttgcgctggccgccgttgTCACCGTCGTTTTCCTGCTTTTCCAGTTCCGGCACAGCTCCGACGGCCAGCAACGATGGGCCTCATCCAGGGGCCGCCTCATGGGCGACATCCAGAACACAACCCTGGGT TTTGAGAAGatcttcgtcgtcggcctgccGTCGCGGACAGACCGCCGCGATGGCATGGTCTTGCAAGCCGCCCTGAGTAACATGCAGATCGAGttcgtcgacggcgtcatGGGCAAGGACGTCCCCGACAAGGCCATCCCCATGGCCAAGGGCCAGGAGCGTCTCAAGGACGCGTCCATCGGCTCGTGGCGTGCTCATATGAACGCGATCCGAGA AGTCGTCCAACGCAACCTGTCCACCGCGCTCATCCTCGAGGACGACATCGACTGGGACGTGCGCATCCGCGAGCAGCTGTACGACTTCGCGCTAGCCGCGCACGCCCTGACCCAGCCCCTacgcggcagcagccggcaTACGCCGTCGTACGCGGACCCGACCTacccgcagccggcggccgacTCACCGGGCACGGTGCCGGACCTGTCCTTCGACCGTCTCCCGGCCACCGAGCCGCCGACCTGGTCCCCCTACGGCGACCACTGGGACGTGCTCTGGATCGGGCACTGCGGGATGCACTTCCCGTTCGAGAGCAGCGCGCACGTGCCCAAGCAGCGCATCATCCGGCTGCGCGACGAGACGGTGGCGCCGCACCGCCACCTGTGGACCTACAACATCCCCTTCACCCTCAAGGAGACCTACCCGGAGCACACGCGCGCCTACCACCACGTGCAGGAGGGCGTGTGCTCGCTCGGCTACGCCGTCacgcagcgcggcgcccagAAGCTGCTGTTCGAGGTCGGCCTCAAGGACGTCTCCGAGGCCTtcgacctgctgctgcgctaCTACTgcgagggcgagcagggccgcgccggcggccgccagtGCCTGACCACCCAGCCGGGCCTGTTCCAGCACCACCGCGCCGTCGGGCCCATGACCGCCGAGAGCGACATCGGCGACCACGGCGATGGCTGGCGGGAAAAGCCCATGACCGACATGATACGGTGGAGCGTGCGGTTGAACGCCgacgtgctgctggagggcggcagcgagaTGGTGGATCAGTTTGCGAACGACGAGGAACAGTCCGGGCCGGGAAAAGATTAG